A genomic window from Bubalus bubalis isolate 160015118507 breed Murrah chromosome 13, NDDB_SH_1, whole genome shotgun sequence includes:
- the LOC102415483 gene encoding protein-lysine methyltransferase METTL21E isoform X2 has translation MIKKASIYRHPLANHLMDPEVQKESGEDDADRTVVAEIMRRCFVPAFVTTIPWEGFHFAGHEIRINEATDCYGAVVWPSALVLCYFLETNVKQYNLVDKNVIEIGAGTGLVSIVASLLGAHVTATDLPELLGNLQYNISRNTKMKAKHLPQVKELSWGVALEKNFPRASINFDYILAADVVYAHPFLEELLVTFDHLCKETTVILWVMKFRLEKENKFVDRFEQLFDLEEISSFPSLNIKLYKAMKKNQKSACYSQRRMWKAKPISGRLLL, from the exons ATGATCAAGAAAGCATCGATATATCGCCATCCATTAGCTAATCACTTAATGGATCCAGAAGTTCAAaaag agaGCGGAGAAGACGATGCTGACAGGACAGTGGTTGCAGAGATCATGCGGAGATGTTTCGTTCCAGCGTTTGTAACGACCATCCCCTGGGAAGGGTTTCATTTCGCTGGTCATGAGATCCGGATCAATGAAGCCACGGATTGTTACGGCGCTGTTGTTTGGCCATCg gCCCTTGTTCTGTGCTATTTTCTGGAAACTAACGTAAAGCAGTATAACCTGGTCGACAAAAATGTGATTGAAATTGGAGCTGGAACAGGGCTTGTCTCCATTGTGGCGAGTTTACTTG GCGCACACGTGACTGCCACAGATTTACCCGAGTTACTTGGAAACCTGCAGTATAATATTTCTCGAAACACCAAAATGAAAGCTAAGCATCTGCCTCAGGTCAAAGAGCTCTCCTGGGGTGTAGCTCTAGAAAAGAACTTCCCCAGGGCTTCCATCAACTTTGACTACATCCTGGCGGCCGACGTCGTCTATGCTCATCCATTTCTCGAAGAACTCCTCGTTACCTTCGACCATCTGTGCAAAGAAACCACCGTCATCCTCTGGGTCATGAAAttcaggctggagaaggaaaataaatttgtggATAGATTTGAGCAGTTGTTTGACCTGGAGGAGATTTCTAGTTTCCCTAGCCTGAATATTAAGTTGTATAAAGCGAtgaagaaaaatcagaagagTGCATGTTATTCTCAAAGGAGGATGTGGAAAGCGAAGCCAATTTCTGGTAGATTATTGCTTTAG
- the LOC102415483 gene encoding protein-lysine methyltransferase METTL21E isoform X1, translating into MILFNLLETQLTRVHSFQEMIKKASIYRHPLANHLMDPEVQKESGEDDADRTVVAEIMRRCFVPAFVTTIPWEGFHFAGHEIRINEATDCYGAVVWPSALVLCYFLETNVKQYNLVDKNVIEIGAGTGLVSIVASLLGAHVTATDLPELLGNLQYNISRNTKMKAKHLPQVKELSWGVALEKNFPRASINFDYILAADVVYAHPFLEELLVTFDHLCKETTVILWVMKFRLEKENKFVDRFEQLFDLEEISSFPSLNIKLYKAMKKNQKSACYSQRRMWKAKPISGRLLL; encoded by the exons ATGATCCTTTTTAACCTTCTAGAAACTCAGCTAACTCGTGTACATAG TTTTCAAGAAATGATCAAGAAAGCATCGATATATCGCCATCCATTAGCTAATCACTTAATGGATCCAGAAGTTCAAaaag agaGCGGAGAAGACGATGCTGACAGGACAGTGGTTGCAGAGATCATGCGGAGATGTTTCGTTCCAGCGTTTGTAACGACCATCCCCTGGGAAGGGTTTCATTTCGCTGGTCATGAGATCCGGATCAATGAAGCCACGGATTGTTACGGCGCTGTTGTTTGGCCATCg gCCCTTGTTCTGTGCTATTTTCTGGAAACTAACGTAAAGCAGTATAACCTGGTCGACAAAAATGTGATTGAAATTGGAGCTGGAACAGGGCTTGTCTCCATTGTGGCGAGTTTACTTG GCGCACACGTGACTGCCACAGATTTACCCGAGTTACTTGGAAACCTGCAGTATAATATTTCTCGAAACACCAAAATGAAAGCTAAGCATCTGCCTCAGGTCAAAGAGCTCTCCTGGGGTGTAGCTCTAGAAAAGAACTTCCCCAGGGCTTCCATCAACTTTGACTACATCCTGGCGGCCGACGTCGTCTATGCTCATCCATTTCTCGAAGAACTCCTCGTTACCTTCGACCATCTGTGCAAAGAAACCACCGTCATCCTCTGGGTCATGAAAttcaggctggagaaggaaaataaatttgtggATAGATTTGAGCAGTTGTTTGACCTGGAGGAGATTTCTAGTTTCCCTAGCCTGAATATTAAGTTGTATAAAGCGAtgaagaaaaatcagaagagTGCATGTTATTCTCAAAGGAGGATGTGGAAAGCGAAGCCAATTTCTGGTAGATTATTGCTTTAG
- the LOC102415483 gene encoding protein-lysine methyltransferase METTL21E isoform X3: protein MRRCFVPAFVTTIPWEGFHFAGHEIRINEATDCYGAVVWPSALVLCYFLETNVKQYNLVDKNVIEIGAGTGLVSIVASLLGAHVTATDLPELLGNLQYNISRNTKMKAKHLPQVKELSWGVALEKNFPRASINFDYILAADVVYAHPFLEELLVTFDHLCKETTVILWVMKFRLEKENKFVDRFEQLFDLEEISSFPSLNIKLYKAMKKNQKSACYSQRRMWKAKPISGRLLL, encoded by the exons ATGCGGAGATGTTTCGTTCCAGCGTTTGTAACGACCATCCCCTGGGAAGGGTTTCATTTCGCTGGTCATGAGATCCGGATCAATGAAGCCACGGATTGTTACGGCGCTGTTGTTTGGCCATCg gCCCTTGTTCTGTGCTATTTTCTGGAAACTAACGTAAAGCAGTATAACCTGGTCGACAAAAATGTGATTGAAATTGGAGCTGGAACAGGGCTTGTCTCCATTGTGGCGAGTTTACTTG GCGCACACGTGACTGCCACAGATTTACCCGAGTTACTTGGAAACCTGCAGTATAATATTTCTCGAAACACCAAAATGAAAGCTAAGCATCTGCCTCAGGTCAAAGAGCTCTCCTGGGGTGTAGCTCTAGAAAAGAACTTCCCCAGGGCTTCCATCAACTTTGACTACATCCTGGCGGCCGACGTCGTCTATGCTCATCCATTTCTCGAAGAACTCCTCGTTACCTTCGACCATCTGTGCAAAGAAACCACCGTCATCCTCTGGGTCATGAAAttcaggctggagaaggaaaataaatttgtggATAGATTTGAGCAGTTGTTTGACCTGGAGGAGATTTCTAGTTTCCCTAGCCTGAATATTAAGTTGTATAAAGCGAtgaagaaaaatcagaagagTGCATGTTATTCTCAAAGGAGGATGTGGAAAGCGAAGCCAATTTCTGGTAGATTATTGCTTTAG